The Gemmatimonadota bacterium genomic interval GATTCCTGATCATTGCCGTGGTGCTGGCGGTGGCCGGTGTATACCTCTACCGCAACGGCTTGAAGCTGGGGCTGGATCTCCAGGGTGGCATGCATCTGGTGCTCGAGGTGGAGGATCCGGAGCGCACCCTGACGGCGGAGGCGCGGGAAGATGCTACCGAGCGGGCGTTGCAGATTATCCGCACGCGGGTGGACGAGTTTGGCGTCGAGGAGCCGCTGATCCAGAAGGTGGGGGACGAGCGGATCATTGTGGAGCTGGCGGGCATTGGGGATGAGCAGCGTGCCAAGCAGATCATCCAGCAGACGGCGTTCCTCGAGTTTCAGATCGTTACGCCGGACAAGCCGTTGCGGGACGCGCTCCCGCGGATAGATCGCGCCATTGTCGCGGCGCTGGGGCCCGAGGCCGTGGGCGGCGCGGCGCGAGCTGAACAGCGCGAGACAGTCCAGGAGCTGCTCTTCGGTCGCGACACGGCGGCGGTGCTGCCGGACACCGCAGGCGCGGCGGCGGACACGTTGGCGGCAGCCAGGCCGGCTCCCGAGGCGCGGCCGCTTACGGCTGCGCTTCTGGAATCGGGCAGCGAGGGACAGTTCCTGGTGGCACAGGAGGATGTGTCTCGTGTGACCAGCTACCTCGAGCTGCCGGAGGTGCAGCGCCTGCTGCCCAAGAACATCGACCTGCGCTGGGGGGCCGAGGCGGAGGGGCGGGGCGCGCAGCTCTATCGCCGGCTCTTCGTGCTCGAGGAGGAGCCGGTCATGACCGGGGAATACCTCGAGAATGCGACGGCCGGGCGCGATCCCCAATTCAACGAGACGGTCGTGTATTTCGACCTGAGCCGGCGCGGCGGCCGGCTGTTCGAGCGGGCTACCGGCCAGCACATTGGCGATCTCCTGGCCA includes:
- the secD gene encoding protein translocase subunit SecD translates to MLGTLKGRFLIIAVVLAVAGVYLYRNGLKLGLDLQGGMHLVLEVEDPERTLTAEAREDATERALQIIRTRVDEFGVEEPLIQKVGDERIIVELAGIGDEQRAKQIIQQTAFLEFQIVTPDKPLRDALPRIDRAIVAALGPEAVGGAARAEQRETVQELLFGRDTAAVLPDTAGAAADTLAAARPAPEARPLTAALLESGSEGQFLVAQEDVSRVTSYLELPEVQRLLPKNIDLRWGAEAEGRGAQLYRRLFVLEEEPVMTGEYLENATAGRDPQFNETVVYFDLSRRGGRLFERATGQHIGDLLAIVLDQEVFSAPVIQDRIGMRGLIKLGQAPMQEAQDLALVLRAGALPAPLRIMEERTVGPSLGQDSIEQGKLAGVMGILLVVGIMLSYYRLAGLLAVTALGGYVLIVLGGLAGLNATLTVPGIAGLVLSLGMAVDANVLIFERIREELAAARAIRTAVDEGFRHAMSAIVDSNLTTLLTALILFQFGTGPVRGFAVTLSIGIIASFFSAVYVTRTLFLLYLERRRAAESLSI